From the genome of Terriglobales bacterium, one region includes:
- a CDS encoding rhodanese-like domain-containing protein gives MRELELHSITPEALHALLASNQKLPLFDVRQPLDLLADSEIIAGATRIPPKELLQSPSLIPNDKDAVIYCTCPGDKTSRAVLHRAQSLHFTRIKFLRGGLAAWKAKGYPVEPYLKSFHLDTRT, from the coding sequence ATGCGGGAGCTGGAGCTGCATAGCATTACACCAGAGGCTCTCCATGCATTGTTGGCCTCGAATCAAAAGTTACCACTTTTTGATGTTCGCCAGCCCCTGGATTTGTTGGCCGATTCCGAGATTATCGCTGGCGCAACCAGGATTCCACCAAAAGAGCTGCTTCAGAGTCCATCCCTCATCCCGAACGATAAAGATGCTGTCATTTACTGCACCTGCCCTGGTGATAAAACCAGTCGAGCTGTCTTGCATCGAGCGCAGTCTCTGCATTTCACCAGGATCAAATTCCTCAGGGGTGGACTGGCAGCCTGGAAAGCAAAGGGCTATCCGGTTGAGCCGTACCTGAAGTCTTTCCACCTCGACACCAGGACCTAG
- a CDS encoding sulfite oxidase-like oxidoreductase has protein sequence MLFEGNERRELEKKMRQEHRLPPGQSATLKWPVLHYGSIPRFDPATWDFRLYGLVEAPLRLTWAEFDALPKTSVTSDFHCVTRWSRFDNHWEGVGFRQILRLVRLQPGVAFVLVHAEQGYTANIPLADLDRDNVLFATHHDGEPLTPEHGYPLRLIVPHLYGWKSVKWVRGLEFLNRDIAGFWEQNGYNMHGDPWKEERFSESR, from the coding sequence ATGCTATTTGAAGGCAATGAACGCAGGGAACTGGAGAAGAAGATGCGGCAGGAGCACCGGTTGCCACCCGGGCAATCGGCCACGCTGAAATGGCCGGTGCTGCACTATGGATCGATTCCGCGCTTCGATCCCGCCACCTGGGATTTCCGCCTCTACGGACTCGTGGAAGCCCCGCTTCGTTTGACGTGGGCTGAGTTCGACGCCCTTCCGAAGACCTCCGTCACAAGCGACTTCCATTGCGTCACCCGCTGGAGCCGCTTCGACAATCATTGGGAAGGTGTCGGCTTCCGCCAGATCCTTCGCCTTGTCCGGCTCCAGCCGGGTGTAGCCTTCGTCCTGGTTCATGCCGAGCAGGGATACACCGCGAACATTCCGCTCGCCGACCTCGACCGCGACAACGTCCTCTTCGCCACTCACCACGACGGCGAGCCGCTCACCCCCGAGCACGGCTATCCGCTGCGCCTGATCGTTCCCCATCTCTATGGCTGGAAGTCGGTGAAGTGGGTGCGTGGCCTGGAATTTCTCAATCGCGACATCGCCGGCTTCTGGGAGCAGAACGGCTACAACATGCACGGCGATCCCTGGAAGGAAGAGCGCTTCAGCGAGAGTCGTTAG
- a CDS encoding ROK family protein, with the protein MAHYLLGVDIGGTKVAAGLVNDQGALVFKTRNPMNPTGTAEEGFAAVRTAIDSTFAQNPGLKVEGIGIISPGPLDPKRGVVINPPNIPGWRNFELAKEVERAYHLHVLLDNDANAAGLAEAVWGVGKGYENVLYGTLGTGFGTGIILHGRIYHGRTGAAAEGGHVSIDYRGAVYCNCGKPGCIEGLVSGTGIARRARERVAKGGQAGATILELAGGRIENVHGETVGSAWHRGDPLAKEILQETADFLTVWVGNMIDVLEPDVIVFGGGVSELMHPWFSYIQQQAPKWSVNQRAAEIPLLEAKFGADAGIAGAAALCLGIKASASSGVTD; encoded by the coding sequence GTGGCTCATTATCTGCTGGGAGTAGATATCGGGGGCACAAAGGTTGCTGCCGGACTGGTGAACGATCAGGGCGCTCTGGTATTTAAGACGCGCAATCCCATGAATCCGACGGGCACGGCGGAAGAGGGCTTTGCGGCCGTGCGCACTGCAATCGATTCCACGTTCGCGCAAAACCCAGGCCTAAAGGTGGAGGGGATCGGCATCATTTCGCCCGGTCCGCTCGATCCCAAGCGGGGCGTAGTCATCAATCCTCCGAACATTCCTGGCTGGCGGAATTTCGAACTGGCCAAGGAAGTGGAGCGCGCGTACCACCTTCATGTCCTGCTGGATAACGATGCCAATGCCGCCGGCCTCGCCGAAGCGGTCTGGGGCGTTGGCAAAGGGTACGAGAACGTACTGTACGGCACGTTGGGCACAGGCTTTGGTACCGGAATTATTCTCCATGGCCGCATATATCACGGGCGCACTGGCGCGGCGGCCGAAGGCGGACACGTATCGATCGACTATCGCGGCGCCGTGTACTGCAATTGTGGCAAGCCGGGATGCATCGAGGGATTGGTATCGGGGACTGGAATCGCGCGACGTGCCCGGGAGAGGGTGGCAAAGGGTGGACAGGCTGGAGCCACGATTCTCGAGCTTGCGGGCGGCCGAATTGAGAACGTCCACGGAGAAACCGTAGGATCGGCATGGCATCGGGGCGATCCGCTGGCCAAAGAAATTTTGCAGGAGACCGCGGATTTTCTCACCGTTTGGGTGGGCAATATGATCGATGTGCTGGAGCCGGACGTAATCGTTTTCGGAGGCGGTGTCAGCGAGTTGATGCATCCCTGGTTCAGTTACATCCAGCAGCAGGCGCCGAAGTGGTCGGTGAATCAGCGCGCAGCGGAAATCCCACTGCTGGAGGCGAAATTCGGCGCCGATGCCGGGATCGCTGGTGCGGCGGCGCTCTGCCTGGGGATCAAAGCGAGTGCGTCGAGCGGCGTCACTGACTGA